The sequence CGCCTGCTGTCCGCCGCCGGCGAATGCCTGCCGCCCGAGGCGCGCGGCATCGGCATGGTGTTCCAGGACCTGGCGCTGTTGCCGCAGCTGACCGCGCTCGAGAACGTGCAGCTCGGCCTGCACCGGCTGCCGCGGCGCGAACGCGGCGAACGCGCGCGCGCGATGCTGGCGCTGGTCGGCCTGCGCGCGGACGAATGGCGCACCTATCCGCACCAGCTGTCCGGCGGCCAGCAGCAGCGCGTGGCGCTGGCGCGCGCGCTGGCGCCCAAGCCCGGCCTGCTGCTGCTCGACGAGCCCTTCTCCAGCCTCGACCTCGACCTGCGCGAGCGCCTGTCGCAGGAGGTGCGGCGCATCCTGCAGCACGAGGGCATGACCGCACTGCTGGTCACGCACTCGCAGCACGAGGCCTTCGCCATGGCCGACCGCATCGGCGTGCTCGGCGAAGGCCGGCTGCGGCAATGGGACAGCGCCTACAACCTCTACCACCGCCCGGCCGACCGCTTCGTCGCCGACTTCATCGGCGAGGGCGCACTGGTGCCGGGCGAGCGGCTGGCGGACGGCAGCATCCGTATCGAGCTGGGCCAGGTGGCGGCGCGCAACGCTGCGGGCACGGCGCCTGGCCCGGTGCAGGTGCTGCTGCGCCCGGACGACGTGGTGCACGACGACGCCAGCCCGGTGCAGGCCACGGTCCTGCACAAGGCCTTCCGCGGCGCCGAGATCCTCTACACCCTGCGGCTGGACAGCGGTACCCAGCTGCTGTCGCTGGTGCCCAGCCACCACAACCATGCGCTCGGCGGGAAGATCGGCATCCGCCTCGACCTCGAGCACGTGGTGACCTTCGATGTGGCGCGCGACACCCCCTCCCCAACCCTCCCCCATCAAGGGGGAGGGGGCTCATCGACCGCTTGGTAGACTGTCATCCGCCCGGGAGGAATGCCCATGGTCCAGATCATCATGGCGCTGGCGATCGTCGCGGCGCTGGTTTATTTCGTGCTGTTCCGCAACGCGCCGCCCGACGACGCGCAGCCGGCGCAGCCCTATGCCACCGAAGTGGAGAAGGCCAAACAGGTCGAACAAACCCTGCAGCAGACCCAGCAGCTGCAGCAGCGCCAGATCGACGAACAGGCCGAATAGTCCCCCAGGTTGCCGGCAGCCCCAGGGCAGACGAGGCCCCCGGCAGGGCCACATTCAGTGCGTTCGGCGACGGGGATGCGCCACCCGAGCAAGCCAAGGATCAAAGGTCGAGGGCGTTTTTCAACAGCCGGCTAAGCCAGCCCCCTGGGGGTCATGAACCGTTCCTCGCTGAAGCGGTTCCGGCCCGACTCCCAGGCCAGCATCGCCTTCTTGCGCGCAGCGCCCCAGCGGTAGTCGCCGACCGCGCCGGTCTGCCGGATCACGCGGTGGCAGGGAATCAGGTAAGCG comes from Nevskiales bacterium and encodes:
- a CDS encoding MGMT family protein — its product is QALLRIPPGAVASYGDVAAALGTPQAARAVGSAVAQNVIAYLIPCHRVIRQTGAVGDYRWGAARKKAMLAWESGRNRFSEERFMTPRGLA
- a CDS encoding ABC transporter ATP-binding protein — encoded protein: MQLRLEGVSVGHGGRALLTDVGFTIARGEIACLLGPSGSGKTTLLRAIAGFEPVLAGRILGDERLLSAAGECLPPEARGIGMVFQDLALLPQLTALENVQLGLHRLPRRERGERARAMLALVGLRADEWRTYPHQLSGGQQQRVALARALAPKPGLLLLDEPFSSLDLDLRERLSQEVRRILQHEGMTALLVTHSQHEAFAMADRIGVLGEGRLRQWDSAYNLYHRPADRFVADFIGEGALVPGERLADGSIRIELGQVAARNAAGTAPGPVQVLLRPDDVVHDDASPVQATVLHKAFRGAEILYTLRLDSGTQLLSLVPSHHNHALGGKIGIRLDLEHVVTFDVARDTPSPTLPHQGGGGSSTAW